Proteins encoded in a region of the Mesoflavibacter profundi genome:
- a CDS encoding DUF423 domain-containing protein, giving the protein MTQQTFIITGAFFGMLAIIFGAFGAHALKKILSNDQLKSFETGVKYQMYHAIVLLLLGFNFQYSTSAMYWCFTLGIVLFSFSIYGLILSDAKGKKLKFLGPITPIGGLLFVIGWLLILLQAI; this is encoded by the coding sequence ATGACACAACAAACTTTTATCATTACAGGTGCATTTTTTGGCATGTTAGCCATAATATTTGGTGCTTTTGGAGCTCATGCTTTAAAGAAAATCTTATCAAATGATCAACTTAAAAGTTTTGAAACTGGTGTAAAATACCAAATGTATCATGCTATTGTTTTGTTACTTCTTGGGTTTAATTTTCAGTATTCAACTTCTGCAATGTATTGGTGTTTCACTTTAGGCATTGTACTTTTTTCCTTTAGCATTTACGGTTTGATTTTAAGTGATGCAAAAGGAAAAAAACTAAAGTTTTTAGGTCCAATTACACCTATTGGCGGTTTACTTTTTGTTATTGGTTGGTTACTTATTTTATTACAAGCTATATAA
- a CDS encoding LamG-like jellyroll fold domain-containing protein — protein sequence MKTKLLYLFVLITTISWSQGSTDYVKFYSFDGGSLVNVANPGTYDMTVMGSNNYTTTTDRDGDVNGALDITAAEFNTGAFTGNPEEFTYSFWIKTTTQDNAFRTIFRHRDNNSSNSGGGVRAHLRNGAVNASFAVSSPVGATFVTANSTSVADGNWHNISVTLHVEMNNSSQKSWEIKIYVDGILNDTNVQTLNVSQNPQLFTSSRDLIFTDASNDSSEAPYIGELDDIKIWTRALSDAEVYDLATISSLPNDAVRNYNFSNGSLENTGTMSGGDLITTGTAYASVTDFDGNINSALDMNGDVFDGGVTPITSQNSSYSFWIKVEPSSNGTARVLTHYETGLGSVEVYIQNNNLFARMEDSAGYSKVFSTPNINDGLWHHIALTIEQVTANNINGYEGSFYKDGVLIATDVTNGINSQTGGNNWITFFTNPVFSLSDTLANAVFYQDAIDEVKVFDRALTVAEVTALATNNTNPPLPQVFVDASATGNNDGTSWADAYTNLSSALSTNPSTGAPVEFWIADGTYTLTSNNSTFTVSQNQKLYGGFNGTETQLSQRNPDVNETILSGDVNGNDTGTLDFNLPAYQDNAFQVVTLSGNDVLLDGLTIKGGNARGNNKFGSAILIQTPVKVASFNKLLIEDNRVNNAGVVYFGHASTQSGAFNYTFTNCIFRNNLGRFATVFYASNPRGASAKTTFLNSVFYDNVVANVPNEANGINSLFWFRTDIATNQVAEIINCTIASNDFNASSNAASIISASRINGNCTARLYNSVLWDNKTSNGAEHITLGTFSTQTVATRVVQNSIAPSFSSGIAQNSSTADPILAVFPDKYKYRIANTSSPAIDFGNNTYLPSSIILDLLGNNRYVNTVVDAGAYEFDTSLSISEVSLKDITFNVYPNPTNSIINIKTNHIISKIDVYNLLGTKVLSSNKNKIDVSELQTGMYLLKIQTENNQQITKRFIKN from the coding sequence ATGAAAACAAAATTACTCTATCTATTTGTTTTAATAACTACTATTAGTTGGTCGCAAGGTTCAACGGATTATGTAAAGTTCTATAGTTTTGATGGTGGTAGTTTAGTTAATGTAGCTAACCCTGGTACCTACGATATGACAGTCATGGGCTCAAATAACTATACTACAACTACTGATCGTGATGGTGATGTAAATGGTGCGCTAGACATCACCGCTGCAGAGTTTAACACAGGAGCATTTACAGGAAATCCAGAGGAGTTTACTTATAGCTTTTGGATAAAAACTACAACGCAGGATAATGCGTTCAGGACCATTTTTAGACATCGAGACAATAACTCGAGTAACTCTGGTGGTGGTGTACGCGCTCATCTTCGTAATGGCGCTGTAAATGCTTCATTTGCAGTGTCTTCACCTGTTGGAGCAACCTTTGTGACTGCAAATAGTACTTCTGTTGCTGATGGAAATTGGCATAACATAAGCGTCACTCTACATGTAGAAATGAATAACTCTTCTCAAAAAAGTTGGGAAATTAAAATATACGTAGATGGAATACTTAACGACACAAACGTACAAACTTTAAATGTCTCACAAAATCCTCAATTGTTTACCTCATCCAGAGATCTTATTTTTACAGATGCCTCAAATGATTCTAGCGAAGCACCTTATATAGGTGAGTTGGACGACATTAAAATATGGACGAGAGCTCTTTCGGATGCTGAAGTTTATGACTTAGCAACCATTTCCTCATTACCTAATGACGCAGTGCGAAATTATAATTTTTCTAATGGCAGTCTAGAAAACACAGGAACCATGTCAGGAGGTGATTTAATCACCACAGGAACGGCATATGCTAGTGTAACAGATTTTGATGGAAATATTAATAGTGCATTAGATATGAATGGTGATGTTTTTGACGGAGGAGTAACACCTATCACTAGCCAAAACAGTAGCTATAGTTTCTGGATAAAGGTAGAGCCAAGTTCTAATGGTACAGCAAGAGTGTTAACTCATTATGAAACGGGTCTTGGTTCGGTTGAAGTGTATATACAAAATAATAACCTTTTTGCTAGAATGGAGGATTCTGCAGGATATAGTAAAGTTTTTTCCACTCCCAATATCAATGACGGTCTCTGGCACCATATCGCCTTAACCATAGAGCAAGTCACTGCCAATAACATTAACGGCTATGAAGGTTCGTTTTACAAAGACGGTGTTTTGATTGCTACAGATGTAACAAATGGAATAAATAGTCAAACAGGAGGGAATAATTGGATTACGTTTTTTACAAATCCTGTATTTAGTCTTAGTGATACTCTAGCAAATGCTGTATTTTATCAGGATGCTATTGATGAGGTAAAAGTCTTTGATCGAGCGCTTACAGTTGCAGAAGTTACAGCTCTAGCGACAAACAATACTAATCCGCCACTTCCGCAAGTGTTTGTAGATGCAAGCGCTACAGGTAATAATGATGGTACAAGTTGGGCAGATGCTTACACGAACTTGTCATCAGCATTATCAACAAATCCTTCTACAGGCGCACCTGTAGAATTTTGGATAGCAGATGGTACTTATACTCTTACTTCTAATAATAGTACATTTACAGTAAGTCAAAATCAAAAATTATATGGTGGCTTCAACGGTACAGAAACACAACTATCACAACGAAACCCAGATGTTAATGAAACTATTTTGTCTGGAGATGTTAATGGTAATGATACTGGTACTTTAGATTTTAATTTACCTGCTTACCAAGACAACGCATTTCAAGTTGTTACATTGTCAGGAAATGATGTATTGTTAGATGGTTTAACTATTAAAGGAGGTAATGCTAGAGGCAATAATAAGTTTGGATCTGCAATTTTAATTCAAACACCTGTTAAAGTTGCTAGTTTTAATAAGTTGCTTATTGAAGATAACCGAGTAAATAATGCTGGAGTTGTTTATTTTGGTCATGCTTCAACCCAATCAGGAGCTTTTAATTATACCTTTACTAATTGTATTTTTAGAAATAATTTAGGACGGTTTGCTACAGTATTTTATGCTAGTAACCCAAGAGGAGCTTCTGCAAAAACAACTTTTTTAAATTCAGTATTCTATGATAATGTGGTTGCTAATGTACCTAACGAAGCAAACGGAATAAATTCTTTATTTTGGTTTAGAACAGACATTGCTACAAATCAAGTAGCAGAAATTATTAATTGCACAATTGCAAGTAATGATTTTAATGCAAGTAGTAATGCTGCAAGTATAATATCCGCTTCCAGAATTAATGGTAATTGTACAGCACGATTATATAACAGTGTCCTATGGGATAATAAAACAAGTAACGGCGCAGAACACATTACTTTAGGAACATTTAGTACGCAAACTGTAGCTACAAGAGTGGTACAAAATAGTATTGCGCCTAGTTTTAGTTCTGGAATTGCTCAAAACTCAAGTACAGCAGACCCAATTTTAGCTGTTTTTCCTGATAAATATAAATACCGTATTGCTAATACATCTTCACCAGCTATAGATTTTGGTAATAATACGTACTTGCCTTCTTCAATTATTCTTGACTTATTAGGTAATAATAGATACGTAAATACTGTTGTAGATGCTGGCGCATATGAGTTTGATACTTCATTATCCATCTCAGAAGTAAGTTTAAAGGATATTACTTTTAACGTTTACCCAAATCCTACAAATTCTATAATTAACATAAAGACTAATCACATAATTAGTAAGATAGATGTCTACAATTTATTAGGAACAAAAGTATTGTCTTCTAATAAAAATAAGATTGATGTAAGCGAATTACAAACAGGTATGTATTTATTAAAAATACAAACTGAGAATAATCAACAAATAACAAAACGATTTATTAAAAATTAA
- a CDS encoding LytR/AlgR family response regulator transcription factor translates to MKALIIDDEKKARQVLQILVEENCPKITTILQADNLMSGVELIKQQAPNIVFLDIEMPEHSGLEILNFIEKEVHNFEIIFTTAYSEYAIQAFQLSAIDYLLKPVRPSQVKDAVDKAIKFLGNSQINKRLTELKSSLEDANFKKIGLPNSNGIKFVDFTDIIMFEADGMYTNVTTQSEGDILVSKPLKFFVDLLQNIKMFYRPHRSFLINLAFIKEYIKKDGGYIVMENDKTVSISNDKKEEFLTIVQNI, encoded by the coding sequence ATGAAGGCTTTAATTATAGACGACGAGAAAAAAGCAAGACAAGTACTGCAAATATTGGTAGAAGAAAATTGCCCAAAAATCACCACAATTTTACAAGCCGATAATTTAATGTCTGGCGTAGAATTAATAAAGCAACAAGCACCAAATATTGTATTTTTAGATATAGAAATGCCAGAACATTCTGGACTAGAAATTTTAAATTTTATAGAAAAAGAAGTTCATAATTTCGAGATAATTTTCACTACAGCTTACAGTGAGTATGCAATACAAGCCTTTCAACTTTCTGCAATCGATTATTTATTAAAACCAGTAAGACCAAGTCAAGTAAAGGATGCGGTAGACAAAGCGATTAAATTTTTAGGTAATTCGCAAATCAATAAACGTTTAACCGAATTAAAAAGCAGCTTAGAAGATGCTAATTTTAAAAAAATAGGATTGCCAAACAGTAACGGAATTAAGTTTGTAGACTTTACAGACATTATTATGTTTGAAGCAGATGGTATGTATACCAATGTTACTACACAATCAGAAGGAGATATTTTAGTAAGCAAACCTTTAAAATTCTTTGTAGACTTACTACAAAATATAAAAATGTTTTATCGTCCGCATCGTTCATTTTTAATCAACTTAGCGTTTATAAAAGAATACATTAAAAAAGATGGCGGTTATATTGTAATGGAAAATGATAAAACAGTTTCAATTTCTAACGATAAGAAAGAAGAATTTTTAACCATAGTTCAAAATATTTAG
- a CDS encoding tetratricopeptide repeat-containing sensor histidine kinase — MLKTIHLLIFLFAFQLVSAQDTNKKLDSLNAILSKIKNDSLRSLEYQKLINLNRKANPKLHYLIIKQHLCELQTTTSNSGRGKLYRELGINYRNQGKLDSSLAYYNKAKLIFEKLKDTLNIAKTQSSLANVLKAKGDYEGAITNIKQSISFFKNFEDKLPQAIVLNKVNLGGIYVFIKDWENADKYFLEAFNHPFIQKTPSALNSVCINLVSTKTELNEFTEALKYASIAEKTEKRPKSLANLNNNIGIIYEKQNNYQRANSYYKKSLELNQQLNNKNGIIKSYNNLGNNARKWKQYNQAETYLLKANRLLEEADNLNSLHFNYQMLFTLYYEKKDYKSAVKYSILEKQLKDSIITIEKQKAIADFEVAYETEKKEREKNIAQQQLLISQLENTKNKNLLYSALVISGLLLIAGLFYYSRLKAKKKAEIITLELKETQKRLALEKQYKDSELKALKAQMNPHFIFNALNSIQDYIVLNQKNLASDYLGKFADLIRNYLHFSDTGFISIPEEVHNLKLYLELEKLRFEDALDYQVTVDDKANSEAIKIPTMLIQPYVENALKHGLLHKKDNRKLSISISKPSEKIIQCIVQDNGIGREKSKAINQKRQYQHKSFALKATTERLDLLNYGKERKIGVEILDLKYEDEATGTKVILNIPIVNK; from the coding sequence ATGCTAAAAACAATTCATTTATTAATTTTTCTGTTTGCGTTTCAATTAGTATCTGCTCAAGACACCAACAAAAAACTAGATAGCTTAAATGCAATACTTTCAAAAATTAAGAATGATAGTTTACGAAGTTTAGAATACCAGAAGTTGATTAATTTAAATAGAAAGGCAAATCCAAAACTTCATTATTTAATAATTAAGCAGCATCTTTGTGAATTACAGACTACTACGTCAAACAGTGGACGCGGTAAACTTTATAGAGAATTAGGAATTAACTACAGAAATCAAGGTAAGTTAGATTCTTCTTTAGCATACTACAACAAGGCAAAATTAATATTCGAAAAATTAAAAGATACCTTAAACATAGCAAAAACCCAAAGTAGTTTAGCTAATGTGTTGAAGGCAAAAGGCGATTATGAAGGCGCTATAACTAACATAAAACAGTCTATCAGTTTTTTTAAAAATTTTGAAGACAAATTACCACAAGCCATAGTACTAAACAAAGTTAATTTAGGCGGTATTTATGTGTTTATAAAAGATTGGGAAAATGCAGATAAGTATTTTTTAGAAGCTTTTAATCATCCATTTATACAAAAAACACCATCGGCTTTAAACAGTGTTTGTATAAATTTAGTGAGTACTAAAACTGAATTAAATGAATTTACAGAAGCTCTTAAATACGCCTCAATTGCTGAAAAAACAGAAAAAAGACCTAAAAGTTTAGCAAACCTAAATAACAATATTGGTATTATTTACGAAAAGCAAAATAACTATCAACGCGCTAATTCTTACTATAAAAAAAGTCTAGAACTTAATCAGCAATTAAATAATAAGAATGGCATCATTAAGAGTTATAATAATTTAGGGAATAATGCCAGAAAATGGAAACAATACAATCAAGCTGAAACGTATTTACTTAAAGCAAATAGATTATTGGAAGAAGCAGATAATTTAAATTCGCTTCATTTTAATTACCAAATGCTCTTTACATTATACTACGAAAAAAAAGACTATAAATCGGCTGTAAAATATAGTATTTTAGAAAAACAACTTAAGGATTCCATCATTACGATAGAGAAACAAAAAGCTATTGCCGATTTTGAAGTTGCCTACGAAACAGAAAAGAAAGAGCGAGAAAAAAATATAGCTCAGCAACAACTTCTAATTTCGCAATTAGAGAACACAAAAAATAAAAACTTACTTTATAGCGCACTTGTAATTTCTGGTTTATTATTAATTGCAGGTTTGTTTTATTACAGTAGGTTAAAAGCTAAGAAGAAAGCTGAAATAATCACGTTAGAATTAAAAGAAACACAAAAACGATTAGCATTAGAAAAGCAATATAAGGACAGCGAACTTAAAGCGTTGAAAGCACAAATGAATCCGCATTTTATATTCAATGCATTAAACTCTATTCAAGATTATATTGTGTTAAATCAGAAGAATTTAGCAAGCGATTATTTAGGTAAGTTTGCCGATTTAATTCGTAATTACCTTCATTTTAGTGATACAGGCTTTATTTCTATTCCAGAAGAAGTTCATAACCTAAAACTATATTTAGAGTTAGAAAAACTTCGGTTTGAAGATGCTTTAGACTATCAAGTTACTGTAGATGATAAAGCAAATTCAGAAGCCATAAAAATACCAACAATGCTTATTCAACCATATGTAGAAAATGCATTGAAACATGGATTGTTACACAAAAAGGATAACCGAAAATTAAGTATTTCTATTTCTAAACCTTCAGAAAAAATAATACAATGTATTGTACAAGATAATGGCATTGGTAGAGAAAAGTCCAAAGCTATAAATCAAAAACGTCAATATCAGCATAAATCGTTTGCATTAAAAGCAACTACCGAGCGTTTAGATTTACTTAACTATGGTAAAGAACGAAAAATAGGTGTAGAGATTTTAGACTTAAAATATGAGGATGAAGCTACAGGAACTAAAGTGATTTTAAACATACCAATAGTAAATAAATAA
- a CDS encoding T9SS type A sorting domain-containing protein, protein MKTKLLMFLFFSVSLIVNAQWSQVGSTQFTNFTDNVAMSFHPTNGRPYVVYNDVTDGNKPKVMRYNGVSWVAVGGTISNMASANHAIKFNPVTNEPWIAYRRTADDQMDVYSFDGTNWVARGVNINLGFTDNPFQIQFNSSGDARVAGKITSKKLRIIQFPSGTLSGSALEEVLINSPQYVLDHNYDYVNYNDYFVAYAGTDNSSVVGRKPVGSSSNVSSFDMYAYIGGRTLRKISGINNKTLAAAYRLNGTVEEILIFQNTSLVSYYNTTKDVVKFRENLINNKNYLMYSDFSENLSFSIINDNGTINSSLPSPGVSTSSANFFAEMEMNPVTGNMFIAYMDSGKLSVQEFTTAPILSRIYVNANVSGGNGSGDSWSNAMTTLNFALGSADVNTSEIWVAAGTYKPGNNRTDSFNIAIDGLHVYGGFNGTESSISERDILANPTILSGDLNGDDAGHGSGTRGDNSYHVMQISNADNAVIDGFKIMYGHANGSSTNAYGGAINILGQTSNLIIKNCEFDENFGLNGGAIRSYLNNNTSMTFQNCVFNNNLSRYGSGLYFLVNQNRTVTLDMVNCLFTNNVSYDFSGSALGYTGSSAWIRANDTGANLTTTITNCTFANNEDNGTYSSSLKGTLALSRRSDGNSTHNATINNSIFYFNDQGASGVVGLSVNPGHVNYPNTVFVNNSISEDNFNNLSYLTNTSNADPLFINANNNDFTLQPGSPAIDTGDNSLVPSGITSDLLFNQRIHNATVDLGVYEYGAASTLSVDDFELTINDVKVYPNPTSDYINIKSPININSVEVYDMLGKKIIDSKYKTINLKSIPNGVYLVKVITENSIYTKRILKE, encoded by the coding sequence ATGAAAACAAAATTACTAATGTTCTTATTTTTTTCTGTATCTCTCATTGTTAATGCGCAATGGAGTCAGGTTGGAAGTACACAGTTTACAAATTTTACAGATAATGTTGCAATGTCTTTTCATCCAACAAATGGGAGACCTTATGTTGTATATAATGATGTAACAGACGGTAATAAACCCAAAGTTATGCGATATAATGGTGTGTCTTGGGTTGCTGTTGGAGGTACAATATCTAATATGGCTTCTGCTAACCATGCTATTAAGTTTAATCCTGTAACAAATGAACCATGGATAGCTTACAGAAGAACAGCAGATGACCAAATGGATGTTTATAGTTTTGATGGTACAAATTGGGTAGCTAGAGGTGTTAATATTAATTTAGGATTTACAGATAACCCATTTCAAATTCAATTTAACTCGAGTGGAGATGCTAGAGTAGCAGGAAAAATAACTAGTAAAAAGTTAAGAATAATTCAATTTCCTAGTGGTACATTATCTGGTTCTGCATTAGAAGAAGTTTTAATTAATTCACCTCAATATGTTTTAGATCATAATTACGATTATGTTAATTATAACGATTATTTTGTTGCTTACGCAGGTACAGATAACTCTAGTGTTGTTGGAAGAAAACCTGTAGGTAGCAGTAGTAATGTTTCTAGTTTTGATATGTATGCGTATATAGGAGGAAGAACATTACGTAAAATTTCAGGAATTAATAATAAGACATTAGCAGCAGCTTATAGATTGAATGGAACTGTTGAAGAGATTTTGATATTTCAAAACACGTCATTAGTTAGTTATTACAATACGACCAAAGATGTGGTTAAGTTTAGAGAGAATTTAATTAATAATAAAAATTATTTAATGTACTCTGACTTTTCAGAAAATTTGTCTTTTAGTATAATAAATGATAATGGTACTATTAATAGTTCTTTACCATCGCCAGGTGTTTCTACATCAAGCGCCAATTTTTTTGCAGAGATGGAAATGAATCCTGTTACAGGTAATATGTTTATAGCATATATGGACTCTGGAAAGTTATCAGTACAAGAATTTACAACTGCACCAATTTTATCAAGAATATATGTAAATGCGAATGTTTCAGGAGGAAATGGTAGTGGAGATTCTTGGTCAAACGCTATGACTACTCTTAATTTTGCGTTAGGATCTGCAGATGTTAATACTTCTGAAATTTGGGTTGCAGCTGGAACATACAAACCAGGAAATAATAGAACAGACTCATTTAATATAGCTATTGATGGACTTCATGTTTATGGAGGTTTTAATGGTACGGAATCTTCAATTTCAGAACGTGATATTTTAGCAAATCCAACCATATTATCAGGCGATTTAAATGGTGATGATGCTGGACATGGTTCAGGTACAAGAGGAGATAATTCGTATCATGTAATGCAAATATCAAATGCTGATAATGCTGTGATTGATGGATTTAAAATCATGTATGGTCACGCCAATGGTTCAAGCACAAACGCTTATGGTGGCGCTATTAATATTTTGGGCCAAACATCTAATTTAATTATTAAAAACTGTGAGTTTGATGAAAACTTTGGGTTAAATGGCGGTGCAATACGCTCGTACTTGAATAACAATACAAGTATGACGTTTCAAAATTGTGTTTTTAATAATAATTTAAGTCGTTATGGTTCGGGTTTATATTTTCTAGTAAATCAAAATAGAACAGTTACCTTAGATATGGTTAATTGCTTATTTACTAATAACGTATCTTATGATTTTAGTGGTTCAGCTTTAGGTTACACCGGAAGTTCAGCTTGGATAAGGGCAAATGATACAGGAGCTAATTTAACAACAACAATAACCAATTGTACTTTTGCAAATAATGAAGATAATGGAACTTACTCGAGTTCTCTTAAAGGTACTTTAGCATTAAGTAGAAGGTCTGACGGAAATAGTACACACAATGCAACGATAAATAATTCAATATTTTATTTTAATGATCAAGGAGCATCAGGAGTCGTTGGACTTTCTGTAAACCCAGGACATGTTAATTATCCAAATACGGTTTTTGTAAATAATTCTATTAGTGAAGATAATTTTAACAATTTATCATACTTAACAAATACGTCAAATGCAGACCCATTATTTATAAATGCCAATAATAATGATTTTACATTACAGCCAGGTTCGCCAGCTATAGATACAGGAGATAACAGTTTAGTGCCATCTGGTATTACTTCAGATTTATTATTTAATCAACGTATACATAATGCAACTGTAGATTTAGGTGTTTATGAATATGGAGCAGCTTCAACCTTATCTGTTGATGACTTTGAATTAACAATAAATGATGTTAAAGTATACCCAAATCCAACATCAGATTATATAAATATTAAATCACCTATCAACATTAATTCAGTTGAAGTTTATGATATGTTAGGAAAGAAAATTATCGATTCTAAATACAAAACAATAAACTTAAAATCTATACCAAATGGCGTGTATCTAGTTAAAGTTATTACAGAAAACTCTATATATACTAAGCGTATTTTAAAAGAATAA
- a CDS encoding LytR/AlgR family response regulator transcription factor yields the protein MKALIIDDENKARRLLKCIIEELCPEITTILEAPDLEIGVALIQQEQPEIVYLDIEMPEYSGLQIVEFLSEEEINFQIIFTTAYNKYAVDAFKISAIDYLLKPIDKSELQSATKKAIATIKKSSINNQLNDLKNTFKQLSLNKIALEVPKGFIFVSHEDIVLFEADGMYTKVYLENGDTEFICKPIKHFVEQLSNLTFFHKTHRSYFINLKHIKELSKRDGHHLVMSNNMTIPISKDKRNEFMSIIRETFNT from the coding sequence ATGAAAGCACTAATTATTGATGATGAAAACAAAGCAAGACGCCTTTTAAAATGCATTATAGAAGAGCTTTGTCCTGAGATAACAACTATTTTGGAAGCACCAGATTTAGAAATTGGCGTTGCATTAATACAACAAGAGCAACCAGAAATTGTGTATTTAGATATTGAAATGCCAGAATATTCTGGGTTACAAATTGTTGAATTTTTAAGCGAAGAAGAGATTAACTTTCAGATAATTTTCACTACAGCTTACAATAAATATGCAGTAGATGCTTTTAAAATTTCGGCAATAGATTATTTGTTGAAACCAATAGATAAATCCGAGCTTCAATCGGCAACTAAAAAAGCCATAGCTACTATAAAAAAATCGAGTATAAACAACCAACTAAACGATTTAAAAAATACCTTCAAGCAACTGTCTTTAAATAAAATAGCTTTAGAAGTGCCTAAAGGATTTATTTTTGTGTCGCATGAAGATATTGTGCTTTTTGAAGCTGATGGTATGTACACCAAAGTATATTTAGAAAATGGCGATACCGAGTTTATTTGTAAGCCAATAAAACACTTTGTAGAGCAATTAAGTAACCTCACTTTCTTCCATAAAACACATCGATCTTACTTTATAAATTTGAAGCATATTAAAGAATTATCAAAACGCGACGGACATCATTTAGTGATGAGCAATAATATGACTATTCCAATTTCAAAAGATAAACGTAACGAGTTTATGAGCATTATTAGGGAAACTTTTAATACCTAA